In Peromyscus eremicus chromosome 15, PerEre_H2_v1, whole genome shotgun sequence, a genomic segment contains:
- the Ptgs2 gene encoding prostaglandin G/H synthase 2 encodes MLLRAVLLCAALALSHAANPCCSNPCQNRGECMSTGFDQYKCDCTRTGFYGENCTIPEFLTRIKLLLKPTPNTVHYILTHFKGVWNIVNNIPFLRNLIMSYVLTSRSHLIDSPPTYNVHYGYKNWEAFSNLSYYTRALPPVADDCPTPMGVKGNKELPDSKEVLEKVLLRRNFIPDPQGTNMMFAFFAQHFTHQFFKTDQKRGPGFTRGLGHGVDLNHIYGETLDRQHKLRLFKDGKLKYQVIDGEVYPPTVKDTEVEMIYPPHIPEHLRFAVGQEVFGLVPGLMMYATIWLREHNRVCDVLKREHPEWDDERLFQTSRLILIGETIKIVIEDYVQHLSGYHFKLKFDPELLFSQQFQYQNRIAAEFNTLYHWHPLLPDTFQIEEQEYNFKQFLYNNSILIEHGLTQFVESFTRQIAGRVAGGRNVPVAVKAVAKASIDQSREMKYQSLNEYRKRFSLKPYTSFEELTGEKEMAAELEALYSDIDAMELYPALLVEKPRPDAIFGETMVELGAPFSLKGLMGNPICSPQYWKPSTFGGEVGFKIINTASFQSLICNNVKGCPFTSFNVQDPQPAKAATINASASHSRLDDLNPTVLIKGRSTEL; translated from the exons ctgagTTTCTGACAAGAATCAAGTTGCTGTTGAAGCCCACCCCAAACACAGTACACTATATCCTGACCCACTTCAAGGGAGTCTGGAACATTGTGAATAACATTCCTTTCCTGCGAAATTTGATCATGAGTTATGTGTTGACAT CCAGATCACATTTGATTGACAGTCCACCAACTTACAATGTGCACTATGGTTACAAAAACTGGGAGGCCTTCTCCAACCTCTCCTACTACACCAGAGCCCTTCCTCCGGTAGCTGATGACTGCCCAACTCCCATGGGTGTGAAAG GAAATAAGGAGCTTCCTGATTCAAAAGAAGTTCTGGAAAAAGTTCTCCTAAGGAGAAACTTCATCCCTGACCCCCAAGGCACGAATATGATGTTTGCATTCTTTGCCCAGCATTTCACTcatcagtttttcaagacagatcaGAAACGAGGACCTGGATTCACCCGAGGACTGGGCCATGGG GTGGACTTAAATCACATTTACGGTGAAACTCTAGACAGACAACATAAACTGCGCCTTTTCAAGGatggaaaattgaaatatcag GTCATTGATGGAGAGGTGTATCCTCCCACAGTCAAAGACACTGAGGTAGAAATGATCTACCCACCTCACATCCCTGAGCACCTACGGTTTGCTGTGGGGCAGGAGGTCTTTGGTCTAGTACCTGGTCTGATGATGTATGCTACAATCTGGCTTCGGGAGCACAACAGAGTGTGCGATGTGCTGAAACGCGAGCATCCTGAGTGGGACGATGAGAGGTTATTCCAGACGAGCAGGCTCATACTGATAG GAGAGACTATCAAGATCGTGATCGAAGACTACGTGCAGCACCTGAGCGGCTACCACTTCAAACTCAAGTTCGACCCGGAGCTGCTTTTCAGCCAGCAGTTTCAGTACCAGAACCGCATTGCAGCTGAATTCAACACGCTCTATCACTGGCACCCTCTGCTGCCTGACACCTTTCAGATCGAAGAGCAGGAGTACAACTTCAAACAGTTCCTCTACAACAACTCCATCCTCATTGAACACGGGCTCACCCAGTTTGTTGAGTCATTCACCAGACAGATCGCCGGCCGG GTTGCTGGCGGTAGGAATGTTCCAGTTGCAGTAAAAGCAGTGGCCAAGGCCTCCATTGACCAGAGCAGAGAGATGAAATACCAGTCCCTGAACGAGTACCGCAAACGCTTCTCCCTGAAGCCTTACACATCGTTTGAAGAACTTACAG GAGAGAAGGAAATGGCCGCAGAGTTGGAAGCCCTCTACAGTGACATCGACGCCATGGAGCTGTATCCTGCCCTGCTGGTGGAAAAGCCTCGTCCGGATGCTATCTTTGGGGAGACCATGGTAGAACTTGGAGCACCATTCTCCTTGAAAGGACTTATGGGTAATCCCATCTGTTCTCCTCAATACTGGAAGCCAAGCACTTTTGGAGGAGAAGTGGGTTTTAAGATCATCAACACTGCTTCCTTTCAGTCGCTCATCTGTAATAACGTGAAGGGCTGCCCCTTCACCTCCTTCAATGTGCAAGACCCACAGCCTGCCAAAGCAGCCACCATCAATGCAAGTGCCTCCCATTCCAGACTAGATGACCTCAACCCTACAGTGCTAATCAAAGGGCGTTCAACTGAGCTGTAG